A DNA window from Hydrogenophaga taeniospiralis contains the following coding sequences:
- the pqqB gene encoding pyrroloquinoline quinone biosynthesis protein PqqB, which produces MHIRVLGSSAGGGFPQWNCNCPNCDGFRRGTLKARARTQSSIAVSANGTDWLLVNASPDILTQIRDNPELQPARAIRDSGIAAALLIDAQIDHVTGLLMLRERQTPLPLLATPEVLSDLSDGFPITRILSHFCGVSTHALAIDGRTLPVPGLPDVQLQCVSLSSKPPPYSPFRGNPRPGDNIGLVITNPLNGQRVFYAPGLGEVTPALLELMATCSVVLVDGTFWTNDEMQRMGLHSKTATDLGHLPQSGPGGMVEQLDRLPAHIRKILIHINNTNPMLVEDSDERAELTAHGIEVAHDGMDIVF; this is translated from the coding sequence ATGCACATACGGGTTCTCGGCTCTTCGGCCGGCGGCGGTTTCCCGCAATGGAACTGCAACTGCCCCAACTGTGACGGCTTTCGCCGCGGCACGCTCAAGGCGCGTGCACGCACGCAGTCGTCCATCGCGGTCAGTGCCAACGGAACCGACTGGCTGCTGGTCAACGCCTCGCCCGACATCCTGACCCAGATCCGCGACAACCCCGAGTTGCAACCGGCCCGCGCCATCCGCGACAGCGGCATCGCCGCCGCGCTGCTGATCGACGCGCAGATCGACCACGTCACCGGCCTCCTGATGCTGCGCGAGCGCCAGACGCCGCTGCCCCTGCTGGCCACGCCCGAGGTGCTCTCGGACCTGTCCGACGGTTTTCCCATCACCCGAATCCTCTCCCACTTCTGCGGCGTGAGCACGCATGCGCTGGCCATCGACGGCCGCACGCTGCCCGTGCCCGGCCTGCCCGATGTGCAGCTGCAGTGCGTGTCGCTCTCGTCCAAGCCGCCGCCGTATTCCCCGTTTCGCGGCAACCCGCGCCCAGGCGACAACATCGGCCTGGTGATCACCAACCCGCTGAACGGCCAGCGCGTGTTCTACGCGCCCGGCCTGGGCGAGGTCACGCCAGCGCTGCTGGAGCTCATGGCCACTTGTTCGGTGGTACTGGTCGACGGCACCTTCTGGACCAACGACGAAATGCAGCGCATGGGCCTGCACAGCAAGACCGCCACCGACCTGGGCCACCTGCCACAAAGCGGGCCCGGCGGCATGGTCGAACAGCTCGACCGCCTGCCCGCCCACATCCGCAAGATCCTCATCCACATCAACAACACCAACCCCATGCTGGTGGAAGACTCCGACGAACGGGCCGAACTCACGGCTCACGGCATCGAGGTTGCCCACGACGGCATGGACATTGTTTTTTAG
- the pqqC gene encoding pyrroloquinoline-quinone synthase PqqC encodes MEIAQAIRNDNHLPAWSPEAFEAQLRDKGRSYHIHHPFNVRMNAGGCTPDEIRCWVANRFYYQICIPRKDAAILANMPDRAHRRLWLERILDHDGHGDFEGSAAGGIEAWTRLGEAVGISREDLWSLQGVVPAVRFACDAYVNFAAKAPWQEAVCSSLTEMFAPQIHKDRLATWPTHYPWIESDGLAYFRNRIPLATRDVKHGLQVTLAHFQTRQAQHHALDILQFKLDILWTMLDAIEKACQ; translated from the coding sequence ATGGAAATCGCCCAAGCCATCCGCAACGACAACCACCTGCCCGCCTGGAGCCCCGAAGCCTTCGAGGCCCAGCTGCGCGACAAGGGCCGCTCGTACCACATCCACCACCCGTTCAACGTGCGCATGAACGCCGGTGGCTGCACGCCCGACGAGATCCGCTGCTGGGTGGCCAACCGCTTCTATTACCAGATCTGCATCCCGCGCAAGGACGCCGCCATCCTCGCCAACATGCCCGACCGCGCGCACCGCCGGCTGTGGCTGGAGCGCATCCTGGACCACGACGGCCATGGTGACTTTGAAGGATCGGCCGCGGGCGGCATCGAAGCCTGGACGCGACTGGGCGAGGCGGTCGGCATCTCGCGCGAAGACCTGTGGTCGCTGCAGGGCGTGGTGCCCGCGGTGCGTTTCGCCTGCGACGCCTACGTGAACTTCGCGGCCAAGGCGCCGTGGCAGGAAGCCGTGTGCTCCTCGCTCACCGAGATGTTCGCGCCGCAGATCCACAAAGACCGCCTGGCCACATGGCCCACGCACTACCCCTGGATCGAGTCCGACGGCCTGGCCTATTTCCGCAACCGCATTCCGCTGGCCACGCGCGACGTCAAACACGGTCTGCAGGTCACGCTGGCGCATTTCCAGACCCGGCAGGCTCAGCACCACGCGCTGGACATCCTGCAGTTCAAGCTGGACATTCTCTGGACCATGCTCGACGCGATCGAGA